One Chloroflexota bacterium genomic window carries:
- a CDS encoding cytochrome b6 (electron transport protein), with protein MWQTRAPWKPLLSRAGIWIDERYEIAKPLEKMLSKPVPDWQRRWWYCLGGLTAFFFAVQALTGIMLAFYYQPTPDAAYASIQFIETEVRFGAAIRIIHHWSANGMILMATAHMLRVFIMGAYKKPRELNWVSGVTLLIMTLAFGLTGYLLPWDQRAYWATTVATEIAGAMPAIGNLALIFLRVGWNITALTLSRFYALHVLVIPIITVIFMGLHFMMVRKQGIMKPL; from the coding sequence ATGTGGCAAACCCGCGCACCCTGGAAACCGCTCCTGTCCCGCGCCGGAATCTGGATTGACGAGCGCTACGAAATTGCCAAGCCGCTCGAAAAGATGCTCAGCAAGCCCGTTCCCGATTGGCAGCGCCGCTGGTGGTATTGTCTGGGCGGCCTGACGGCGTTCTTCTTCGCTGTACAGGCGCTCACCGGAATTATGCTGGCCTTCTATTACCAACCCACTCCGGATGCCGCCTATGCCAGTATCCAATTCATCGAGACTGAAGTACGCTTTGGGGCCGCGATCCGCATCATTCACCACTGGTCTGCCAACGGTATGATTTTGATGGCTACTGCCCATATGCTGCGCGTTTTCATCATGGGGGCTTATAAAAAGCCGCGCGAACTGAATTGGGTTAGTGGCGTAACCTTACTCATTATGACGCTGGCCTTCGGCCTGACCGGCTACCTGCTCCCCTGGGATCAGCGAGCCTATTGGGCCACAACCGTTGCCACAGAAATCGCCGGGGCGATGCCTGCCATCGGCAACCTGGCGTTGATTTTCTTGCGCGTGGGCTGGAATATTACTGCGTTGACGTTAAGCCGCTTCTACGCCTTGCATGTTTTGGTGATCCCCATTATTACGGTTATTTTTATGGGGCTGCACTTTATGATGGTGCGCAAACAGGGCATCATGAAACCGCTGTAG